A single genomic interval of Coriobacteriia bacterium harbors:
- the rpmI gene encoding 50S ribosomal protein L35, whose translation MPKMKTHKGTAKRFRVTGSGKIMRGKAFKSHILEKKSPKRKRGFRQETAISPADANVIKKGLGIG comes from the coding sequence ATGCCGAAGATGAAGACTCACAAGGGTACCGCCAAGCGGTTCCGCGTCACCGGCTCGGGCAAGATCATGCGCGGCAAGGCGTTCAAGAGCCACATCCTCGAGAAGAAGTCGCCGAAGCGTAAGCGCGGTTTCCGCCAGGAGACGGCCATATCGCCGGCCGACGCCAATGTCATCAAGAAGGGTCTGGGCATCGGCTAG
- the rplT gene encoding 50S ribosomal protein L20, producing the protein MPRVKRAVSAKKKRRTVLSRAKGYYGNKSRSYRSAKEQTQHSLQYVYRDRRNKKREIRRLWITRINAGARLNGVSYSVFMNGLKKAGITLDRKVLSDMAINDAAAFAKLVELAKAAV; encoded by the coding sequence ATGCCTCGCGTGAAGCGCGCCGTATCGGCAAAGAAGAAGCGTCGCACAGTCCTGTCTCGTGCCAAGGGCTACTACGGCAATAAGAGCCGTAGTTACCGCTCGGCCAAGGAGCAGACTCAGCATTCGCTGCAGTACGTATATCGTGACCGCCGCAACAAGAAGCGTGAGATCCGCCGCCTGTGGATCACCCGCATCAACGCCGGTGCCCGCCTCAATGGCGTTTCGTACTCGGTGTTCATGAATGGCCTGAAGAAGGCCGGTATCACCCTCGACCGCAAGGTGCTCTCGGATATGGCTATCAACGACGCCGCCGCGTTCGCCAAGCTCGTCGAGCTTGCGAAGGCCGCCGTCTAG
- a CDS encoding response regulator transcription factor has product MAVERILVVDDEESILKVVDYALSQAGYEVHTAGDAAGGEFIFSQVKPDLVILDVMLPGKSGLDIARDLRAESNVPIIMLSARGDEVDRILGLEFGADDYVTKPFSPRELVSRVKAILRRASSAPDEKASILVGELQVDTLSRQVKLREEAVHLTSSEYGILLHLARHPGTAFSRQAILTALWDESPVGDERAIDVHIHNIREKIEVDPKNPEYILTVRGFGYRLRES; this is encoded by the coding sequence ATGGCTGTCGAACGGATTCTGGTCGTCGATGACGAGGAGTCGATCCTCAAGGTCGTTGACTACGCGCTCTCTCAGGCCGGCTATGAGGTTCATACAGCGGGCGACGCGGCCGGCGGGGAGTTCATCTTCTCGCAAGTCAAGCCCGACCTCGTCATCTTGGACGTCATGCTCCCTGGCAAGTCAGGACTCGACATCGCTCGCGATCTTCGCGCCGAGTCCAACGTTCCGATCATCATGCTCTCGGCGCGCGGGGACGAGGTCGACCGGATTCTCGGGCTCGAGTTCGGTGCCGACGACTACGTGACCAAGCCGTTCTCGCCGCGCGAGCTCGTGAGCAGGGTCAAGGCCATACTCCGCCGGGCAAGCAGCGCTCCGGACGAGAAGGCCAGCATTCTCGTGGGCGAGTTGCAGGTCGATACACTCTCACGGCAGGTGAAGCTGCGCGAAGAAGCGGTTCACCTGACGAGTTCCGAGTACGGCATCCTGCTGCATCTCGCTCGTCATCCCGGCACCGCATTCTCTCGGCAGGCGATCCTGACCGCTCTGTGGGACGAGTCGCCGGTAGGGGATGAGCGGGCCATCGACGTCCACATCCACAACATTCGCGAGAAGATCGAGGTCGATCCCAAGAATCCCGAGTACATCCTCACCGTGCGTGGGTTCGGCTACCGCCTGAGGGAGTCGTAG
- a CDS encoding translation initiation factor IF-3, producing the protein MPISSSTEPRINERIRTPRVRLIGVDGSQLGIFAIADAQRIADEQDFDLVEIAPLADPPVCRIMDYGKFKYEQTQKEKLARKHQTKVEIKEIKFRPKIDKHDYETKKKHVMRFLAANAKVKVTIMFRGREMAHPELGLNILEKLAGELGEDAIIETQPKLEGRNMHMLLAPVKKKEVKESDTPTDETAGDVPAENED; encoded by the coding sequence CTGCCTATCAGCAGCAGCACGGAACCTAGGATCAACGAGCGCATCCGCACGCCGCGTGTGCGACTGATCGGCGTCGACGGCAGCCAGCTTGGCATCTTCGCCATCGCAGATGCGCAGCGCATCGCCGACGAGCAGGACTTCGATCTCGTCGAGATCGCCCCGCTCGCTGATCCGCCGGTCTGCCGAATCATGGACTACGGCAAGTTCAAGTACGAGCAGACCCAGAAGGAGAAGCTCGCACGCAAGCACCAGACCAAGGTCGAGATCAAAGAGATCAAGTTCCGACCGAAGATCGACAAGCACGACTACGAGACCAAGAAGAAGCACGTCATGCGATTCTTGGCGGCAAATGCCAAGGTCAAGGTCACGATCATGTTCCGCGGTCGTGAGATGGCGCATCCGGAGCTTGGTCTCAACATCCTTGAGAAGCTGGCAGGTGAGCTCGGTGAGGACGCCATCATCGAGACCCAGCCCAAGCTCGAGGGACGCAACATGCACATGCTCCTGGCTCCCGTGAAGAAGAAGGAAGTCAAGGAGAGCGACACCCCGACCGACGAGACCGCAGGCGACGTGCCTGCCGAGAACGAAGACTAG
- a CDS encoding cell wall metabolism sensor histidine kinase WalK yields the protein MAKRVRASFRFWQTELFIVVIVVAILILSGSLSVGLKNTLTEMGKTNELRNASSLAQRLEPDFPVTVESLDRIRASVAEYRSIYDAGIWVYDKGGLLLDSSYDTSPSPEALDVARIAGLADVAPYATMDLKPGGMVVASRVIRGPADAREGVVVTASSVDSSLAILGAVRSRLWITFWISLVIAGLLGFTFSELISRRVRAMSKAAVAIAAGDFEQRLPTGVAPDEIYDLAVSYNQMAAKLGEAFSALKEREREIAAVVESMAEGVVAFNAEGTVRVINPEAVALLGLPDRPLGEPATALTDDPAVLEIVDASLGGAGAAATVCLGELTVLLHGAPLLDADGSVDGAVLLLSDVTERQRVEDAQRRFVADASHEMRTPIAALKGILELLSDGAKDDPEVRDDFIQTMHAEVDRLGRLVADLLTLAQLEAGSLEPAMSPVPVASLFGDVCGVMGNLAERAGVKLSLEAQGDLEVLADRDRIVQVLLGFVDNALKHSPSGSVVHLRAELVGGAVRLAVADEGTGISADEISQVFDRFYRADKARAGGRGAGLGLAIAKEIVEFHGSTITVESAPGTGTTFGFDLPLA from the coding sequence GTGGCCAAGCGCGTCAGGGCATCCTTCCGCTTCTGGCAGACCGAGCTGTTCATCGTCGTCATCGTCGTTGCGATCCTCATCCTGTCCGGGTCACTGTCCGTCGGTCTGAAGAACACGCTCACCGAGATGGGCAAGACCAACGAGCTGCGCAACGCGTCCTCGCTCGCGCAGCGGCTCGAACCCGACTTTCCCGTCACCGTCGAGAGTCTGGACCGCATTCGAGCCAGCGTGGCGGAGTACCGCAGCATCTACGACGCGGGCATCTGGGTGTATGACAAGGGCGGACTGCTGCTCGACTCCTCCTACGACACCAGCCCGTCTCCCGAGGCGCTCGACGTCGCGAGGATCGCGGGACTCGCGGATGTGGCGCCGTACGCAACGATGGACCTCAAGCCGGGCGGAATGGTGGTCGCCTCGCGCGTCATTCGAGGCCCTGCCGATGCACGCGAGGGTGTCGTGGTCACTGCGAGTTCGGTGGACAGTTCGCTGGCCATTCTCGGGGCAGTGCGTTCGCGGCTGTGGATCACCTTCTGGATCTCGCTCGTCATCGCCGGTCTGCTCGGCTTCACGTTCTCCGAGCTCATCAGCCGTCGGGTGCGTGCGATGTCGAAAGCGGCTGTCGCCATCGCTGCGGGCGACTTCGAGCAGCGCCTGCCCACCGGAGTTGCGCCCGACGAGATCTACGACCTCGCGGTCTCCTACAACCAGATGGCCGCGAAGCTCGGGGAGGCGTTCTCGGCGCTCAAGGAGCGGGAGCGCGAGATCGCAGCGGTCGTCGAGTCGATGGCCGAGGGCGTGGTCGCGTTTAACGCCGAGGGGACGGTGCGCGTCATCAACCCCGAAGCGGTCGCGCTTCTCGGCTTGCCGGACCGTCCGCTTGGCGAACCCGCCACCGCACTCACCGATGATCCGGCGGTGCTCGAGATCGTCGATGCGAGCCTAGGCGGCGCGGGGGCGGCAGCGACAGTGTGTCTTGGGGAGTTGACGGTGCTGCTGCACGGCGCCCCGCTTCTCGATGCGGATGGGTCGGTGGACGGAGCGGTGCTGCTGCTCTCCGACGTCACCGAGCGCCAGCGGGTCGAGGACGCCCAGCGCAGGTTCGTCGCCGACGCCAGCCACGAGATGCGTACGCCGATAGCAGCGCTCAAGGGCATTCTTGAGCTCCTCTCCGACGGCGCCAAGGACGACCCCGAAGTGCGCGACGACTTCATTCAGACCATGCATGCCGAGGTCGACAGACTCGGCCGACTCGTGGCAGACCTGCTCACGCTCGCGCAGCTCGAGGCCGGAAGCCTTGAGCCGGCGATGTCGCCGGTGCCGGTCGCATCGCTGTTCGGCGACGTCTGCGGCGTCATGGGCAACCTCGCCGAGCGTGCCGGGGTCAAGCTGTCGCTGGAGGCGCAGGGTGATCTTGAAGTTCTCGCCGACCGTGATCGCATCGTCCAGGTCCTGCTCGGCTTCGTGGACAATGCGCTCAAGCACTCGCCCAGTGGGTCGGTGGTACACCTGCGCGCGGAGCTTGTCGGCGGAGCTGTCCGACTCGCGGTCGCCGACGAGGGCACAGGCATCTCTGCCGATGAGATCTCGCAGGTGTTCGATCGGTTCTACCGGGCGGACAAGGCGCGCGCCGGCGGCCGCGGAGCCGGACTCGGGCTGGCGATAGCCAAGGAGATCGTCGAGTTCCACGGCTCGACCATTACGGTCGAGTCCGCGCCGGGCACGGGGACCACATTCGGGTTCGACTTGCCGCTCGCCTAG